One window from the genome of Echinicola vietnamensis DSM 17526 encodes:
- a CDS encoding tetratricopeptide repeat protein translates to MKYSLKILIVCFSVFWVSCSTQSLFDKAGLPDIKVDKDPLVLHNDSVRFKLRATIPAGLVTEENKYTLLPEYQYGEGALPLEEISIDESDLAGPGQAVEIIRNMAFPYMEGMDRGTLRIKGLLEEVETGKTYTTPYMTLANGIISTVNLARVGQFAPGENIPEVGAYMSYDDDFMNMAAHELDYYFPKSSAQANPSASNEAFTNELEQLVEKEAEINKIVIQGMASPDEPDYGSLTAARAQVAEQQVKTQLRKLGYTGNVENIEIELQRKEPDWLLFRHLLRTFEGIDMQERDKYFDVIYADESYEHKVEQLKEIPSYQRFSKERFAQMQLAKIMVMMAQDRRSDPEISAMANKYINGTATGDELTEAELARAATFNPGLKDKQLIYEAMLKQHGSALAYNNLGVVYLNQAHRMIKISDKNNKVNEAMRLFRMSNEIRESPQAMHNMGQAYLMWGDYGAAYLEISKANARAENNPDFQRFNEGKRGALDIIRGDYKLATLRLDKAPETATNMFNKGLAYYLAEEYGQAAIAFEESALSNMEFGYAFYGLALVAAQNNDEERLYENLAKAVQRSPYLKLRAATDLEFKDYFTKQAFIEAIK, encoded by the coding sequence ATGAAATACTCACTCAAGATTTTAATAGTTTGCTTTTCAGTGTTTTGGGTCTCTTGTAGTACGCAATCACTTTTTGACAAGGCTGGATTGCCGGATATTAAGGTGGACAAAGACCCGCTGGTACTGCATAACGATTCGGTTCGATTCAAATTACGTGCCACCATTCCAGCTGGCTTGGTCACAGAGGAAAATAAATATACACTGCTGCCGGAGTACCAGTATGGGGAAGGAGCACTTCCATTGGAAGAAATCAGCATAGATGAAAGTGATCTGGCAGGACCTGGGCAGGCAGTGGAAATTATCCGCAACATGGCTTTTCCATACATGGAAGGTATGGATAGGGGAACACTTCGCATAAAGGGACTCTTGGAAGAAGTGGAAACGGGAAAAACCTATACTACACCGTACATGACCTTGGCAAATGGCATCATCAGCACGGTAAATTTGGCCAGGGTGGGGCAGTTTGCCCCTGGAGAAAACATTCCAGAAGTAGGGGCTTACATGAGCTATGATGATGACTTTATGAACATGGCTGCCCACGAATTGGATTATTATTTCCCCAAAAGTTCCGCCCAAGCAAATCCCTCCGCATCCAATGAGGCCTTTACCAATGAATTGGAGCAATTGGTCGAAAAGGAAGCCGAAATCAATAAGATCGTGATCCAGGGGATGGCGTCTCCTGATGAGCCTGATTATGGTAGCTTGACTGCTGCGAGGGCGCAGGTGGCCGAACAACAAGTGAAGACGCAACTGAGAAAGTTAGGTTACACCGGTAACGTAGAAAATATCGAAATCGAATTACAGCGGAAGGAGCCCGATTGGCTGTTGTTCCGGCATTTGCTCAGGACATTTGAAGGAATAGATATGCAAGAGCGGGATAAATACTTCGATGTAATCTATGCAGATGAAAGTTATGAACACAAAGTGGAGCAGCTAAAGGAAATTCCTTCCTATCAGCGGTTTTCCAAGGAGAGGTTTGCCCAGATGCAGCTAGCAAAGATCATGGTAATGATGGCACAGGACCGCAGAAGTGATCCCGAGATTTCCGCCATGGCCAATAAGTATATCAACGGCACTGCGACAGGTGATGAGCTCACTGAGGCAGAGCTGGCCAGAGCAGCTACCTTTAATCCTGGCCTCAAGGACAAACAGCTGATCTATGAGGCCATGCTTAAGCAGCACGGTTCGGCCTTGGCCTATAACAATCTAGGGGTAGTGTACCTAAACCAGGCCCATCGCATGATCAAGATCAGCGATAAGAACAACAAGGTTAATGAGGCCATGAGGCTCTTCAGAATGTCCAATGAAATTCGGGAAAGTCCCCAAGCCATGCACAACATGGGGCAAGCCTACCTGATGTGGGGTGATTACGGGGCAGCTTACCTCGAAATATCCAAAGCGAATGCCCGGGCAGAGAACAACCCCGACTTCCAGCGTTTCAATGAAGGCAAACGAGGGGCGCTGGACATCATCAGAGGAGATTATAAATTGGCCACACTTCGGCTTGACAAAGCTCCTGAGACAGCCACTAACATGTTCAATAAAGGATTGGCCTATTATTTGGCCGAAGAATATGGTCAAGCGGCCATTGCCTTTGAAGAAAGTGCCTTGAGCAATATGGAGTTCGGATATGCATTTTATGGATTGGCTTTAGTGGCCGCCCAAAACAATGACGAAGAGCGGCTGTATGAAAACCTGGCAAAGGCTGTCCAGCGCAGTCCATACCTGAAACTCAGGGCAGCGACGGATTTGGAATTTAAGGACTATTTTACCAAACAGGCATTTATAGAGGCCATTAAGTAA
- a CDS encoding PspC domain-containing protein, whose product MEKLKIFFEDRAFGVCSKLGEKLNFPIDGIRLFFIYTSFITLGSPIIIYVTMAMLMKVRKFFRKSNNPVLFD is encoded by the coding sequence ATGGAAAAACTGAAAATATTCTTCGAAGACAGAGCATTTGGAGTTTGTTCCAAACTGGGTGAAAAACTCAACTTCCCAATTGATGGCATTCGCCTGTTCTTCATCTACACTTCTTTTATTACGCTTGGCTCCCCGATCATTATTTACGTGACCATGGCCATGCTGATGAAAGTGAGAAAGTTTTTCAGGAAGAGTAACAACCCCGTGCTTTTCGATTAA